Proteins co-encoded in one Salvelinus sp. IW2-2015 linkage group LG17, ASM291031v2, whole genome shotgun sequence genomic window:
- the b4galt5 gene encoding LOW QUALITY PROTEIN: beta-1,4-galactosyltransferase 5 (The sequence of the model RefSeq protein was modified relative to this genomic sequence to represent the inferred CDS: inserted 1 base in 1 codon), which produces MPTHLRFRRRSFLGLIFLFSLSTTALYFIYSAPGIVNEYLFMVQATGIHIKDNVKNIGVQVLEQVVRGGYNINGTDYAYDFNLSESDVPPTTYLPDSFTYLSSQICPERLPSMKGRLEVNMSEMALEDVERVLLNAEPSMTLGGYWKPRDCVPRWKVAILVPFRNRHEHLPILLRHLIPALQRQRLQFAFYVVEQVGSEPFNRXMLFNVGFREAMRDLDWDCMVFHDVDHMLENDRNYYGCGDMPRHFAVKLNKYSYMLPYNEFFGGVSGLTVEQFTKINGFPNAFWGWGGEDDDLWNRVQYANYTVSRPHGELGRYMSIPHHHRGEVQFLGRYTLLRRSKERQSLDGLNNLQYSPLLSRRPLYTNISVSLSRKLAPIADYN; this is translated from the exons TAAATGAGTACCTGTTTATGGTGCAGGCCACAGGGATTCACATCAAGGACAACGTGAAGAATATCGGTGTTCAGGTTCTAGAGCAGGTGGTCAGAGGTGGTTACAATATCAATGGGACAG ATTATGCCTATGACTTCAACCTGAGTGAGAGTGATGTGCCGCCCACCACATACCTCCCCGACAGCTTCACCTATTTGTCCTCACAGATCTGCCCAGAGAGACTGCCCTCCAtga aggggaGGCTGGAGGTGAATATGAGTGAGATGGCTCTGGAGGATGTGGAGAGGGTTCTGTTGAATGCTGAGCCTAGCATGACCCTGGGGGGCTACTGGAAGCCCAGGGACTGTGTCCCACGCTGGAAG GTGGCGATACTGGTCCCATTCCGAAACCGCCATGAGCACCTGCCCATCTTACTCAGACACCTGATACCagcactacagagacagaggTTACAGTTCGCCTTCTATGTTGTAGAGCAg gtTGGTAGTGAGCCCTTCAATA CCATGTTGTTTAACGTGGGCTTCCGGGAGGCTATGCGGGACCTGGACTGGGACTGTATGGTGTTCCACGATGTAGACCACATGCTGGAGAACGACAGGAACTACTACGGCTGTGGAGACATGCCTCGCCACTTCGCTGTCAAACTCAACAAGTACTCCTACAT gcttCCTTACAATGAGTTCTTTGGTGGCGTCAGTGGTCTAACAGTGGAACAGTTCACCAAGATCAATGGCTTTCCCAATGCATTCTGGGGCTGGGGAGGAGAGGACGACGACCTTTGGAACAG GGTGCAGTATGCTAACTACACGGTCAGTCGGCCGCATGGAGAGTTGGGCCGTTACATGTCAATCCCACACCACCACCGTGGCGAGGTGCAGTTCCTGGGAAG GTACACTCTTCTAAGGCGCTCTAAGGAGAGACAGAGTCTGGATGGGCTCAACAACCTGCAGTACTCCCCCCTATTATCCCGGAGGCCTCTCTACACCAACATATCAGTCAGCCTGAGCAGGAAGCTAGCCCCTATAGCAGACTATAACTGA